Proteins encoded within one genomic window of Arachis ipaensis cultivar K30076 chromosome B08, Araip1.1, whole genome shotgun sequence:
- the LOC107610887 gene encoding uncharacterized protein LOC107610887 gives MIQKNKISIEALSQLLVDGSTEIEKQDMISFSKITLQMSQCIMLIFFDEISNEKTRGVDATGGRDLSPLQKYTAAIRMLAYGVVVDAADDYVHIGESTTIECLEKFVEGIISVFEDEYLRKSNSNDV, from the exons ATGATTCAGAAGAACAAGATATCGATAGAAGCTCTTTCCCAACTCCTCGTAGATGGTTCAACAGAGATCGAGAAGCAGGACATGATCTCATTTTCAAAGATTACTTTACAGATGAGTCAGTGTATAATGCTGATATTTTTCGACGAGATTTCGAATGAGAAGACACGT GGGGTGGATGCAACTGGGGGAAGAGACTTGTCACCACTGCAAAAATACACTGCTGCGATACGGATGCTAGCATATGGCGTAGTAGTTGATGCTGCTGATGATTATGTGCACATAGGCGAGAGCACCACTATTGAATGCTTGGAAAAATTTGTTGAAGGTATCATTTCGGTGTTCGAAGATGAATACTTgcgaaaatcaaattcaaatgatGTATGA
- the LOC107610886 gene encoding uncharacterized protein LOC107610886, giving the protein MFGWNVSSAPSHNHSHPHVSFFHIVTRSQHTMLKTCVSAVEFSNALKTDQTSRFNRSKHDSNYKRRRFWQIWLPFTLGSEAPLFLSLFLPLFLSFTETQPKNPSTVSLHHRRKEWHTAAVRPSVYLAFLVLQVFNPCSLSPIAAASSNWASVVFVCLAALPPPFVCRSRSRLCSAVVFVRSLRRLSLLGVYCSRSLAVHRSCSHSRSFGSHVALLQNLCPTRALHLAVKLLSFVVAMKRRKQEDKVKRVQQQEECFKPVKVLSFFLQI; this is encoded by the exons atgtttg GATGGAATGTTTCTTCTGCTCCGTCTCACAACCATTCTCATCCCCATGTGTCGTTCTTTCATATTGTCACGCGAAGTCAGCATACTATGCTGAAAACGTGCGTAAGCGCGGTAGAATTTTCTAATGCTCTAAAAACGGATCAAACCAGTCGATTCAACCGGTCTAAACATGACAGCAATTAC aaacggcgtcgtttttggCAAATTTGGCTTCCTTTCACTCTTGGTTCTGAAGCTCCtttgtttctttctctctttctccctctctttcTTTCATTCACAGAAACTCAGCCAAAAAACCCTAGCACTGTAAGCCTACACCACCGCCGCAAGGAGTGGCATACTGCCGCCGTCCGTCCGTCCGTCTATCTAGCTTTCCTCGTACTCCAAGTCTTTAACCCCTGTTCGCTGTCACCGATCGCAGCTGCTTCCTCGAACTGggcgtccgtcgtctttgtctgctTAGCCGCGCTTCCGCCGCCGTTTGTTTGCCGTTCACGTTCGCGTCTTTGTTCAGCCGTCGTCTTCGTTCGCAGTCTTCGCCGTTTAAGTTTGCTCGGCGTTTACTGTTCGCGTTCACTCGCCGTTCACCGTTCGTGTTCGCATTCGCGTTCATTTGGAAGCCACGTTGCTCTGCTTCAAAATCTGTGTCCAACCCGCGCGCTCCACCTAGCCGTCAAACTGCTCTCTTTTGTCGTCGCG atgaaaaggagaaagcaagAGGATAAAGTGAAGAGGGTGCAACAGCAGGAGGAATGTTTTAAGCCTGTTAAG GTACTGTCCTTTTTCTTGCAGATATGA